A window from Musa acuminata AAA Group cultivar baxijiao chromosome BXJ3-10, Cavendish_Baxijiao_AAA, whole genome shotgun sequence encodes these proteins:
- the LOC135650890 gene encoding peptide-N4-(N-acetyl-beta-glucosaminyl)asparagine amidase A-like — MPPALAPTNTSTNRSGQHITVESSSYLMAATSPLLLRLLFLSLTFHFGISGAHLHRSKLTASEDEQISVATTAAAGLPPFSPTTFFEVTKPVPLPRGDEPACSTLVLQHDFGFTYGKPPITASYRPPCARLRRGRVPSRAVLEWSAACQGRQFDRIFGVWLGGVELLRSCTAEPRATGIVWTVRKDVTRYAALFARPQTLAIYLGNLVDQTYTGVYHVNVSLHFFFDSSRHHHHPRTPAAGNRVPGFASPANLVLPISRSLPLNDGLWFLVQNSTDIQSTKLAIPTNTYRAVLEVYVSFHSADEFWYTNPPDAYISENNLTDLPGNGPFREVTARLDGEIVGAIWPFTVIYTGGVNPLLWRPISGIGSFDLPSYSIEITPFLGKILDGKPHEFGFGVTDALNVWFIDANLHLWLDAKSSYTLGSLIKYEAPDYAPSLDSHFKGLDGRFKTSASRYISSTGWVRSSYGKITTRFFQKLQYENLMVFSGNGSVQTVNQTIDFNYGTYAKHPSSVLYSEHVHRSFPLYLYTGTVDQGNDTYDQVANVSLGFNEKKLSGEKFGFTYSSLKNLQTGSGDMRVKGNLVQSGVASTQQVYKYESTDGCYYRNVRSSNYTILSDKSEEFCTKNSPSDVEYIFT; from the coding sequence ATGCCACCTGCACTCGCTCCTACAAATACTAGCACCAATAGATCCGGCCAGCATATTACTGTTGAATCTTCCTCGTACCTAATGGCAGCGacgtctcctcttctcctccgccTCCTTTTTCTTTCCCTAACCTTCCACTTTGGTATCTCTGGCGCTCATCTCCACAGATCCAAACTCACCGCTTCAGAGGATGAGCAGATCTCTGTAgcgacgacggcggcggcggggcTTCCGCCCTTCTCCCCCACCACTTTCTTCGAGGTCACGAAGCCCGTCCCTCTCCCGCGAGGCGACGAACCGGCCTGCTCTACCCTCGTCCTCCAGCACGACTTTGGCTTCACGTACGGTAAGCCCCCCATCACCGCCTCCTACCGCCCCCCTTGCGCCCGGCTCCGCCGCGGCCGCGTCCCCTCGCGCGCTGTCCTCGAGTGGTCCGCTGCCTGCCAGGGCCGCCAGTTCGACCGCATCTTCGGCGTCTGGCTCGGCGGCGTCGAGCTCCTCCGCAGCTGCACCGCTGAGCCCCGCGCCACCGGCATAGTCTGGACCGTGCGCAAGGACGTCACCCGTTACGCCGCCCTCTTCGCCCGCCCACAGACCCTCGCTATCTACCTCGGCAACCTGGTCGACCAAACCTACACGGGCGTCTACCACGTCAACGTCTCCCTCCACTTTTTCTTCGACTCCTCCCGCCACCACCATCATCCCCGCACCCCCGCCGCCGGCAACCGAGTGCCCGGGTTCGCATCCCCTGCCAATCTGGTCCTGCCGATCTCCCGGAGCCTGCCGCTGAACGACGGATTGTGGTTCTTGGTTCAGAACTCCACCGACATCCAGTCGACAAAGCTCGCCATTCCGACGAACACCTACCGTGCGGTGCTCGAGGTCTATGTCTCTTTCCACTCAGCAGATGAGTTCTGGTACACCAATCCCCCCGATGCCTACATATCCGAGAACAACCTCACCGATCTCCCCGGGAATGGGCCCTTCAGGGAGGTCACCGCCAGGCTAGACGGCGAGATCGTCGGCGCCATTTGGCCGTTCACCGTGATCTATACTGGCGGAGTAAACCCCCTGCTGTGGAGGCCCATTTCCGGCATCGGATCGTTCGATCTTCCATCTTACAGTATCGAGATTACCCCCTTCCTGGGGAAGATTTTGGATGGGAAGCCTCATGAATTCGGTTTCGGAGTGACGGACGCTTTGAATGTCTGGTTCATCGATGCCAATTTGCATCTCTGGTTGGATGCCAAGAGCTCGTATACCTTGGGAAGTCTGATCAAGTACGAAGCACCAGACTATGCTCCGTCTCTGGATTCTCATTTTAAGGGTCTCGACGGGCGATTCAAGACGAGTGCGAGCAGGTACATATCTTCCACCGGGTGGGTGAGGTCGTCCTACGGGAAGATCACCACCCGTTTCTTCCAAAAGCTGCAATATGAGAACTTGATGGTGTTTTCTGGGAATGGAAGCGTTCAGACGGTCAATCAGACTATAGATTTCAACTACGGTACTTATGCCAAGCATCCATCTTCCGTCTTGTACTCGGAGCATGTCCACCGGAGCTTTCCGCTTTATCTGTACACGGGGACTGTCGACCAAGGGAACGACACCTACGATCAGGTCGCAAATGTATCACTGGGATTCAACGAGAAGAAGCTCTCGGGAGAGAAATTTGGCTTTACATATAGCTCTTTGAAGAATCTGCAGACTGGAAGTGGTGACATGCGAGTGAAGGGGAATTTGGTGCAGAGTGGTGTAGCCAGCACTCAGCAAGTCTACAAGTATGAAAGCACTGATGGTTGCTACTATAGGAATGTGAGAAGCAGTAATTACACTATTCTATCTGACAAATCAGAAGAATTTTGCACCAAGAACTCACCTTCAGATGTAGAGTACATTTTTACCTGA
- the LOC135651415 gene encoding peroxisome biogenesis protein 7-like: protein MALPGIRIWTRYRVSAVRFSRFDDSRIIVGTRDRFNRSHGLHVLQLSPTPSGGSTVDELATFDTLYGVNDCCWSQSQRSLAVSALTDGSVKVWDTSLPPAANPVGIFREHIDQVRSVDWNPADDCFLSASSDAKIKFWVPDRNNSYYTFQEHLDRVNAVAWNDIQPHVFASASDDHTVGLWDIRDNRFITRIPVNHPGGLVSCNWNKYSEFHLATASGTSINVWDVRTTQMPLVDFSSHNRNVCRICFSPHRANMLLSCSVDHTVRAWDTQAQASIARYDLHDDSVYGIDMSVHIEDLIASAGRDKLVNIWRASPHQRLLHSP from the coding sequence atggcactGCCAGGGATTAGGATTTGGACGCGATACCGAGTGAGCGCGGTGCGGTTCAGCCGCTTCGACGATTCTCGCATCATTGTCGGCACGCGGGATCGCTTCAACAGGAGCCATGGCCTCCACGTCCTCCAACTCTCCCCCACCCCGTCGGGCGGCAGCACCGTCGACGAGCTGGCCACCTTCGACACCTTGTACGGCGTCAACGACTGCTGCTGGTCCCAGTCACAACGGTCCCTAGCCGTCTCCGCATTGACCGATGGCAGCGTGAAGGTGTGGGACACATCACTGCCACCCGCAGCAAATCCGGTGGGCATCTTTCGCGAGCACATTGACCAAGTCCGCTCCGTGGACTGGAACCCCGCCGACGATTGCTTCCTCTCCGCCTCATCGGACGCTAAAATCAAGTTCTGGGTCCCTGACCGCAACAACAGCTACTACACCTTCCAGGAGCACTTGGATAGGGTTAACGCCGTCGCCTGGAACGACATCCAACCTCACGTCTTCGCCTCTGCCTCCGACGACCACACCGTCGGCCTCTGGGACATTCGCGACAACAGGTTTATCACCCGCATCCCTGTCAACCACCCTGGCGGACTCGTCTCCTGCAACTGGAATAAGTACAGCGAGTTCCACTTAGCCACCGCCTCCGGCACTTCCATCAACGTCTGGGACGTCCGGACGACCCAGATGCCCCTGGTCGACTTCAGCAGCCACAACCGCAATGTTTGCCGCATTTGCTTCTCCCCCCATCGGGCCAACATGCTCCTCTCCTGCTCCGTCGACCACACCGTGCGAGCGTGGGATACCCAGGCGCAGGCCTCCATCGCGAGGTACGACCTCCACGACGATTCCGTCTACGGGATCGACATGAGCGTGCACATCGAGGACCTGATCGCCAGCGCTGGGCGGGACAAGCTGGTCAATATCTGGCGGGCCTCCCCACACCAACGCCTCCTGCATTCCCCTTGA
- the LOC135651416 gene encoding peroxisome biogenesis protein 7-like — MPSFRTRFKGKAVRFSRFDICRLLVGTCGRFGGRRGRLHVLDLYATRRGDVVNEVAAFDTVYGVSDCCWSESHQSLAVSALTDGTVKLWDVSLPPILNPVSYFCEHYDDACSVDWNPVSDCFLSASLDSQIKLWTLDRSNSSYTFQRHSDSVYSVAWNATDPHVFASASGDRTAGLWDVRDNRCFTVIHDEKTRQLVSCGWNTYNQFHLATASGSSIHVWDVRTTRSPLVDFSGHDDTVCRIRFSPHQPSTLLSCSVDNTVRTWDWREGASIARYDLHTDRVHGIDMSVHIEGLIASAGWDNLVHIWRDRPVTATLSRSP, encoded by the coding sequence ATGCCGTCGTTTAGGACGCGCTTCAAAGGGAAGGCAGTGCGGTTCAGCCGCTTCGATATTTGTCGCCTCCTAGTCGGCACCTGCGGTCGCTTCGGCGGGCGCCGTGGCCGCCTTCACGTCCTCGACCTCTACGCCACCCGACGCGGCGACGTCGTCAACGAGGTGGCCGCCTTCGACACCGTTTACGGCGTCAGCGACTGCTGCTGGTCCGAGTCGCACCAGTCCCTCGCCGTCTCCGCATTGACCGATGGCACCGTGAAGCTGTGGGACGTATCACTGCCGCCCATCCTTAATCCGGTGAGCTACTTTTGCGAGCACTATGACGATGCTTGCTCCGTGGACTGGAACCCCGTCAGCGACTGCTTCCTCTCGGCCTCCCTGGACTCTCAAATCAAGCTCTGGACCCTTGACCGCTCCAACAGCAGCTACACATTCCAACGGCACTCCGACAGCGTTTACTCCGTGGCCTGGAACGCCACCGACCCCCACGTATTCGCCTCCGCCTCCGGCGACCGCACCGCCGGCCTGTGGGACGTCCGCGACAACAGGTGTTTCACCGTCATCCATGACGAAAAAACTCGTCAACTCGTCTCCTGCGGCTGGAACACGTACAACCAGTTCCACTTAGCCACCGCCTCCGGCAGTTCCATCCACGTCTGGGATGTCCGGACGACCCGGAGTCCCCTGGTCGACTTCAGCGGCCACGACGACACTGTTTGCCGCATTCGCTTCTCCCCCCACCAGCCCAGCACGCTCCTCTCCTGCTCCGTCGACAACACCGTGCGTACGTGGGATTGGCGGGAGGGGGCCTCCATCGCGAGGTACGACCTCCACACCGATCGCGTCCACGGGATCGACATGAGCGTGCATATCGAGGGCTTGATCGCGAGCGCTGGGTGGGACAATCTCGTCCATATCTGGCGGGACCGCCCGGTCacagccacgctttcacggtctcCTTGA